A window of bacterium genomic DNA:
CGTACGGCTTCTCGCGCAGCATGGCCAGGCCGTCCATGCCGTTGGTCGCGCCCTCGACGGCGTAACCCTTCTCGCCGAGATAGACCACGTGCGAGCGGAGTTCCTCGATGTTGTCGTCGATCCACAGGATGCGGAAAGCCACGGGGGCTCCTTCTGGTCGCGGTTCAGGCCGGGCGCGCCGGCGATGACACGTGTGTCGGCGAAGACGCCTGCGCCGACTTTGTCACGGGCGCCGGCAACGTCACCAGGAAGGTGGTGCCGTGCGGGCTGGTCGACTCGACGCGGATCCTGCCACCATGGTACTCGGTGACGATGCGCTTGACGAGCGCCAGGCCCATGCCCCAGCCGCGCTTCTTGGTCGTGAAACCCGGCTCGAAGATCTTGTTGCCCTCGCGGGGCGGGATGCCGCGACCGGTGTCCGCGACATAGAGGTGGATGCCCCCGGAAGGCGCATCCTCCAGGCGCACCGTGATGGTGCCCTTGCCGTCGATCAGTGCATCGATCCCGTTCTTGATCAGGTTCTCCAGGACCCAGCCGAGCAGGTCACGGTTGAACAACACGGGGTTGGTAACAGTTCCCTCGCGCCGGAGCTGCACACGGCCGCCGAAATGGGGCAGCCGGCGGCGGAAGTACTCGATGATCTCGTCGGCCACATTGTTGATGTCGGTGTCCTCGAGCTTCGGATGCGACCCGATCTGGCTGAATCGCGCCGAGACCATGCTCAGGCGGTCGACATCGCGGTTCAGCTCCGAGACGACGTCGTCCTTCTTGCCCAGCCGGTCCTCGAGCAGGGCCACCCAGCCCATGATAGAGGTCAAGGGCGTGCCCAGCTGGTGCGCCGTCTCCTTGGCCATGCCGGCGAACAGCGCCTTTTGCTGGGCGTCCTTCTTGTTCTGCAGGGCCCAGAGGATGACGAGGAAGAAAAGGGCCATCACGGCCAGCTCGAGGTAGGGCATGACGCGGAGCCTCTGGCTCAGCGCCGAACGCCCGTAGTGGACGGTGCCGACACGCTTGCCGGAAGGGTCCATGACGGCGAACGGGTCCTGCTCCTGGTCGTAGGCGGCCGCCAGCGACAGGATCTCGAGGACCACCGGGTTGCTGGGGTTGGACATGTTCTCGCGGAGGAGGATCTGGTAGCCCGGGTTGGGGACGCCGATCACCGCCTCGTTCCAGAGGTACGGCCGGCCGGCGTTGTCGGTCAGGATGAACGGCACCTCGTTCTCGTTGATGATGTCGATCAACGGCTGCAGGCCCTCGAGCGACTCGGCCTTGATCAGCCGGCTGGCGTTGGCCGCGAGCAGGCTGGTGGTCAGGTAGGCCTGGCGTTCAACGCTCTGGGAAACGCGGAACGTGAATACCGTCGTGGCCACGACGATACTGATGCTGCCGAGCACGAGGTAGATCGCGAACAGGTAGCGGCGCCGCAGCCACGACACTCCCGGGCGCGGCATCCGGATTCGCGTCATCCGATGTACTCCAGCCCGCCCATGTACGGGCGCAACACGTCGGGGACGCGCACGCGCCCGTCAGCGGTCTGGTAGTTCTCGAGGATGGCCACCAGTACGCGCGGCAGGGCGAGGCCCGAGCCGTTCAGCGTGTGGACGTAGCCCTTGTCGCTGCCGCCCTTGTAGCGGATGCCGGCGCGCCGCGCCTGGAAATCGCCGAAGTTGCTGCACGACGAGACCTCCAGCCACTTGCCGACGCCCGCCGCCCACACCTCCAGGTCGTAGCACTTGGCGGCGGCGAAGCTGAGATCGCCGGTGGCCAGGGCCAGCACGCGGTAGGGCAGCCCGAGCTTCTGCAGCAGTTCCTCGGCGTCGGCCGTCAGCGACTCGAGTTCGTCCCACGAGGTATCCGGCGCCACGAACTTCACCATCTCCACCTTGTGGAACTGGTGCACGCGCAACAG
This region includes:
- a CDS encoding HAMP domain-containing histidine kinase, encoding MTRIRMPRPGVSWLRRRYLFAIYLVLGSISIVVATTVFTFRVSQSVERQAYLTTSLLAANASRLIKAESLEGLQPLIDIINENEVPFILTDNAGRPYLWNEAVIGVPNPGYQILLRENMSNPSNPVVLEILSLAAAYDQEQDPFAVMDPSGKRVGTVHYGRSALSQRLRVMPYLELAVMALFFLVILWALQNKKDAQQKALFAGMAKETAHQLGTPLTSIMGWVALLEDRLGKKDDVVSELNRDVDRLSMVSARFSQIGSHPKLEDTDINNVADEIIEYFRRRLPHFGGRVQLRREGTVTNPVLFNRDLLGWVLENLIKNGIDALIDGKGTITVRLEDAPSGGIHLYVADTGRGIPPREGNKIFEPGFTTKKRGWGMGLALVKRIVTEYHGGRIRVESTSPHGTTFLVTLPAPVTKSAQASSPTHVSSPARPA